AGTGGGTAGCGTTGTTTTGCTAGATCTACCATGACATTTCCCTGaggctatttattttttatttttaggatttTATGAGTTGAGTGATGGGACATCGGGATCTCTTTCCAACTCTTCAAACTCTGTCTTCAGTGAATGTTTATCCAGCTGTCAGTCTAGCACCTGCTTTTGCAGCCCCCTCGAAGCGTCATTAAACATCCCAGATGGTCAACCAAGATCAGCAGGTAAGGTTTTCTGGTGGACTGTCCTACTTCCCTTCCTCCATTTAAAGTTTTCTTTGGTTGTGTTAGTCAGTTTTAAAGAGCTTTGAGGTGTTCGGCCATACTTGCTCCTCTATCCATTTCTTGTTAGTTCTTATAATGGCCCTTCCAATGCAAGGGTTCAAGTTCTTTAGGAAGTTAAATGAGGTTTTCCAGCCTACCAATCTGACATGGGGCATGAAAAgcaactgctgccaaggcaaatgtAAAAGGCCCAGCAAGTGTCATGCATTTGTCTTATTAAAGACATCTACATGATACTTGCTGGGCATCGGATGGGTCCCTCCCAGCATGCAGCAGTACCTCTTGTCACCCAAAGTTAGATCAAGCACGAGAGATTGGTTGAACAACCACTTCAAGCAGGATTAGTGCTCAGAGGTTTATCATGGAAGGTAGTTATTAGAAGAATTTTTGCCCAGCCTTTGGTGCAAGTTACATGGGTTGTCCAAGActagtgaatgggactgaactgcaatacctGACATGGCCAATGGACAaatgtggtgctgtttctggatcaAAGTAGATACTGGTTTGTTTTTTCTAATATGGACAACAACTAGCTGAGATTGGCCAGTATCATCATGCCATACCTCCCTGACCTTAATTTTCATGATGAAAATGATGTTGGGGCTTTTTCACATCTATgttggaggctccgttcaggGCCTCCTTCACAGATTCCACCAAAAAGAccagacaaaagtcctgcatgtaggaATTTTTTGCCCAGTGTAAAAAGAGCCTGCACAGAAACTGAGCAGACTCAATTGAGGTCAATGAAGTCTGTTCAGCTCTGATCgattcagttatgtgccgaatccagaACTTCTATTTTCAGACAGTGGAAATATATAGCCATGATGTAAACTCTCCCTTGCCTGAAGTAATAAAACTTGAGttgttagtttatttatttattttttttcgacTTCCATTACAGATGACTTCTTCGAATGGTTGGACTACAGAGAAAGCCAATGTGAAAGTACAGGCACGGTACGCCGGTCTTTTTCGGCACCGCACTCGAATACCACTGAAGTCGTCGCCGATGTTAATCCCAAGTACCAGTGTGATCTTGTCTCCAAAAATGGCAATGATATATACAGATACCCAAGCCCTCTTCATGCTGTGGCGGTGCAGAGTCCCATGTTTTTGTTATCCATGATGAGTAATGTaaaagcggaggaggaggaggttgaaATGGGTGCAAATATGAATGACTGTTTAGTGCCCGAGCTGGATTCCCTAAAACATGAAAACTCTTTTCAGCAACAGGGTAGTTTTGGCCTTGCACCTCCTCCCAGTAAAAAACTGGATGGTTATATTTTGGGTATAATTCAGAAAAAATCACATCCTGTACGGACTAACAAACCCAGAACAAGTGTAAATGTAGACCCAGGCAAAGGTATTTTACGACATGGGAGTATATGTGTCAAACAGACTGGTGGCATCTCTCATAACAgtaccactaacatgaagaaTCCCAAACAGCCATGTTTACATTCCTCTGGACTAATCTCTGTGGATAATAGCACTTACCCTTCTATTAAACAGTGCGCTAAAGAATCTCAAAGTGAACAGCTGGAAAGTAAAAAGATGCCCTCAGTCCAGAGTTGCCAGCCAAGCAATATTAATGAACTGCCAAGCCAAAACCATTCACGGAACTCTGTGAAGCCTGTCTGTCAAATTCTTGGAAGGGGCCTTGTGGTTGGAACATCAAATATTCCAAAGGAAATACATGGAAATCCCAGTCCTCCCAGCAATCCTTTCCCCAACCTTTCCAACCCACTTTGTAATGGATCTCCCAAGGAACCACTCTCAATTGTCCCTCTTCCTCAGGAGGTTAAAATTGTGCCACCACCAAAAAGgatttcccccaaaaatacaaTGAACTCTTATCATGGATTATCTCAAGACGAGAGACCTCCATTGGACTTTAAGAGTGAAGGCTCCTCTTCTCAGAGCCTAGATGAGGGACTGTTGGTCAACGCACACTATATTCCGGCACAGCAACAGGGTgttaaactccataaaagtaccAAAAATGTAAAGATTGTTAAGAGCTCGACATTAAAACACAAGTCAAATGTACAGAACGTTTTGGATCATGGCTCTCAGACGTTGAAGGAAAAGGGTAAGGTTGTAATAAAGAAGTGTAGGTTTCCAGATGACTTGGATGCAATTAAAAAGGTTAGGAAGGTTTCTCCGAGAGGTAAAAAGGTTGTCCATTCGCAAGTAGAGGCTGGTATGGTAGGTAAAAATCCAGGGGGAAGTAAGTCTGGCAGTAAGCCTCATGGACATGCAAAAGATGTGGTTGTGGCGAAGCCTAAACATAAAAGAGGAGACTATCGAAGGTggaagtcctcagctgagatatCTTATGAAGAAGCTTTACGAAGAGCCAGGCGGCGAAACCAGAGAGAGATGTTGGGAGTTTATGGTAAAGTTCCTCTTCCGTATGTCAGCCCGTATGCTTACATAGCGAGTGACTCTGAGTATTCGGCAGAATGTGAATCTCTGTTTCATTCCACGGTTGTAGACACCAGTGAAGATGAGCAGAGCAACTACACAACAAACTGTTTTGGGGATAGTGAGTCCAGCTTAAGTGAGGTGGAATTTGTTGGAGAGAGTACAACGTCAAGTGATACAGATGAGAGCGGAGGACTTATTTGGTCTCAGTTTGTTCATACTCTTCCCATGCAAGCAGGCACAGCTGCTGACCTTCAAACCGCGGCCAAGGCTTTTGTCAAAATTAAAGCCTCCCACAATCTAAAGAAGAAAATTCTTCGCTTTCGATCTGGGTCTCTAAAATTGATGACAACAGTTTGAAGCATCAAATGTCTTCCTACTGTTCTTGACCCTCTTATCTCACGTCTGTAAATACATTTGTATCGTTTGTGCAAATATTTAAAAGGTTTACAGTAAATTATGTTGACTTGTGAAAACTGTTATTTTACTTCCAAAAACTCCAAAtcaattaggctagtttcacacctgcaGTAAAgctatctggcaggctgttccagcagaggagcaaccTGCCGGAGTTCACCATATCCGGCCTGGCAAGATAGAGCAGTGCACTGCTGGAGCCCATTGACAATAATTTGATTCAGCTGATT
This region of Bufo gargarizans isolate SCDJY-AF-19 chromosome 11, ASM1485885v1, whole genome shotgun sequence genomic DNA includes:
- the DACT1 gene encoding dapper homolog 1 is translated as MKPLLAASEQPKESSPRRREKCEAESERHRTRERLEATLAGLGELAYLRHRQEMLVRTVLSPDTAAAAARGDSPRSLEERFLEENILLLKKQLNCLRKRDAGLLTQLHELDKQINDLKIDVEKTEEHLETDSRPSSGFYELSDGTSGSLSNSSNSVFSECLSSCQSSTCFCSPLEASLNIPDGQPRSADDFFEWLDYRESQCESTGTVRRSFSAPHSNTTEVVADVNPKYQCDLVSKNGNDIYRYPSPLHAVAVQSPMFLLSMMSNVKAEEEEVEMGANMNDCLVPELDSLKHENSFQQQGSFGLAPPPSKKLDGYILGIIQKKSHPVRTNKPRTSVNVDPGKGILRHGSICVKQTGGISHNSTTNMKNPKQPCLHSSGLISVDNSTYPSIKQCAKESQSEQLESKKMPSVQSCQPSNINELPSQNHSRNSVKPVCQILGRGLVVGTSNIPKEIHGNPSPPSNPFPNLSNPLCNGSPKEPLSIVPLPQEVKIVPPPKRISPKNTMNSYHGLSQDERPPLDFKSEGSSSQSLDEGLLVNAHYIPAQQQGVKLHKSTKNVKIVKSSTLKHKSNVQNVLDHGSQTLKEKGKVVIKKCRFPDDLDAIKKVRKVSPRGKKVVHSQVEAGMVGKNPGGSKSGSKPHGHAKDVVVAKPKHKRGDYRRWKSSAEISYEEALRRARRRNQREMLGVYGKVPLPYVSPYAYIASDSEYSAECESLFHSTVVDTSEDEQSNYTTNCFGDSESSLSEVEFVGESTTSSDTDESGGLIWSQFVHTLPMQAGTAADLQTAAKAFVKIKASHNLKKKILRFRSGSLKLMTTV